The following proteins are encoded in a genomic region of Rhizobium sp. CCGE531:
- a CDS encoding VOC family protein: MFDHISIGVKDLMRAQKFYDAALTPLGYERLTNFDGTVGYGAERAQFWVSEVERPVPADRGSGLHFCFVAPSQAAVDAFYAASIANGGEDNGKPGIRPDYSQFYYAAFVIDPDGYRLEAYFQTGE; this comes from the coding sequence ATGTTCGACCATATTTCGATCGGCGTCAAAGATCTGATGCGGGCGCAGAAGTTTTATGATGCAGCGCTTACGCCGCTTGGCTATGAGCGCCTGACCAATTTCGACGGTACGGTTGGATATGGCGCCGAGCGCGCCCAATTCTGGGTCAGTGAGGTGGAACGCCCCGTGCCCGCCGATCGCGGCTCCGGCCTGCATTTCTGTTTCGTGGCCCCGAGCCAAGCTGCCGTCGACGCTTTCTATGCCGCCAGCATCGCCAATGGCGGCGAAGACAATGGCAAGCCGGGCATCCGGCCGGACTACAGCCAGTTCTACTATGCCGCCTTCGTCATCGATCCCGACGGTTATCGGCTGGAAGCCTATTTCCAGACCGGCGAATAG
- a CDS encoding phosphatase PAP2 family protein produces the protein MFDNSIAYAKRTAPVSRSFVAFLALFPLWWLLLYVFYRFPGIDLLVARSVFTATPCASATLPDKVCGTFALARNPLFEIVRDVTLALPYIAAVTLIATLISSWRKHGTHWRTPKTDRYVAALISLSIGCGFIVNTLLKSYSGRPRPRSTDLFGGSHDFVQAGSFAGRCLGNCSFISGEASSGGWLLCLILLLPPRLRLRLGIPLAIVSIMMPVMRVMTGAHYLSDAVLGWLLSLVVFAAAMAVIDFLRSARSTQS, from the coding sequence ATGTTCGATAATTCCATTGCTTATGCAAAACGGACCGCGCCGGTAAGCCGATCCTTCGTCGCGTTTCTTGCGCTCTTCCCGCTTTGGTGGCTGCTGCTGTATGTCTTCTACCGGTTCCCCGGTATCGATCTCCTCGTCGCCAGGAGCGTCTTCACAGCGACACCCTGCGCGTCGGCCACCCTTCCCGACAAAGTGTGCGGCACCTTTGCCCTCGCCAGGAATCCTCTTTTCGAAATCGTGCGGGATGTGACGCTTGCCCTACCCTACATCGCCGCCGTCACCCTGATTGCGACCTTGATTTCATCCTGGCGCAAACATGGTACCCACTGGCGCACGCCGAAAACGGATCGATATGTCGCTGCCTTGATATCGCTGAGCATCGGCTGCGGCTTCATCGTGAACACATTGCTCAAAAGCTATTCCGGCAGGCCGCGGCCACGCAGCACCGATCTCTTCGGTGGTTCGCACGATTTTGTCCAGGCAGGCTCCTTTGCCGGCCGGTGTCTTGGAAACTGCTCCTTCATTTCCGGAGAAGCATCGTCCGGCGGCTGGCTGCTCTGTCTCATACTGCTGCTGCCGCCACGCCTGCGCCTCCGCCTCGGCATTCCGCTCGCGATCGTCTCGATCATGATGCCGGTCATGCGCGTGATGACCGGGGCGCATTACCTGTCGGATGCTGTCCTGGGCTGGCTCCTGTCGCTCGTCGTCTTTGCCGCCGCCATGGCGGTGATCGACTTCCTGCGATCGGCAAGATCGACCCAATCCTAA
- a CDS encoding response regulator: MRLLLIEDNPAIGNAVQDHLHADGWSVDWSINLESATAAVAVKTHDVVLLDLRLPDGSGLDVLKLMEARGDTTPVVVMSAYDQLSDQMTAMSIGAVDYLVKPFALAEMAIRVRKAATRGGPNRMRNVS; encoded by the coding sequence GTGCGGCTCTTATTGATCGAAGACAATCCGGCTATAGGCAATGCCGTGCAGGATCATCTGCATGCGGACGGCTGGTCGGTCGATTGGTCGATCAATCTGGAATCCGCAACCGCCGCAGTCGCGGTGAAAACGCATGATGTGGTTCTTCTCGACCTTCGATTGCCGGATGGCAGCGGCCTCGACGTGCTCAAGCTTATGGAAGCGCGCGGCGATACGACCCCGGTCGTCGTCATGTCGGCTTATGATCAGTTATCGGACCAGATGACCGCCATGAGCATCGGCGCCGTGGACTATCTGGTGAAGCCCTTCGCACTCGCCGAGATGGCGATCCGTGTGCGGAAGGCAGCCACTCGCGGCGGGCCGAACCGCATGCGCAATGTCAGCTGA
- a CDS encoding phosphoethanolamine--lipid A transferase: MINRNAAPGRQKFRPAIGSITLCFIATFYVLLVTNRMFWTKAYGYFIAEPAAFAAFVFGISAAVMALFTLFSAKYITKPVLIFFVLVASICSWFNDQFGVIIDKEMIRNAAVSTGAESGHLITARFVTYVLLTGVLPSLAIIWVRIVHRPILRKLAYNTAVIVSCVAIFIVAGTSFYKTYAGVGRAHRDLMDTLNPVVPITSAVRYVIDSHRNANVVAQPLGTDARRVGVVDNGKPRVTIIVAGETARAQNFSLGGYGKMTNPELAKRNVVYFPNTSSCGTATATSLPCLFSVYTRGQYTHRKGLETENLLDVLTHAKVDVTWLDNDTGSYDVTNRVPYTYLPPSADPRFCKDGECRDEILVDKIDGWLDKVKGDSVLVLHQLGSHGPAYYQRYPEEFRRFRPDCRSNDFSACSQEEITNAYDNTILYTDHVVSMVIDKLKQRSNSVSGSVLYFSDHGESLGENGIYLHGTPYIIAPSQQTQVPMLVWMADDLAKAAGFDMACLSKRAAEGTYSHDNIFHSVLGMMDVSTKVYDPKLDVFAACRTPSNKLALN, translated from the coding sequence TTGATCAACAGGAACGCCGCGCCCGGCCGGCAAAAATTCAGGCCAGCCATCGGCAGTATCACGCTTTGTTTCATAGCTACCTTTTATGTACTTCTCGTGACAAACAGGATGTTTTGGACCAAGGCGTACGGCTATTTTATCGCTGAACCGGCCGCCTTCGCAGCCTTCGTGTTCGGCATCTCCGCAGCCGTCATGGCGCTCTTCACGCTCTTTTCGGCCAAATACATCACCAAGCCCGTCCTGATCTTCTTCGTGCTGGTGGCCTCCATATGCTCCTGGTTCAACGATCAGTTCGGCGTCATCATCGATAAGGAAATGATCCGCAATGCAGCCGTATCGACGGGCGCGGAAAGCGGGCATCTGATCACGGCGCGCTTCGTGACATATGTTCTGCTGACGGGCGTTTTGCCTTCGCTTGCTATCATATGGGTCCGGATCGTCCATCGCCCCATCCTCAGGAAGCTCGCCTATAACACCGCCGTCATTGTCAGCTGCGTAGCGATCTTCATCGTCGCGGGTACCAGCTTCTACAAAACCTATGCCGGCGTCGGCCGTGCTCATCGCGACCTGATGGATACGCTTAATCCGGTCGTGCCGATCACCAGTGCGGTGCGTTACGTCATAGACTCCCACAGGAATGCAAACGTCGTCGCGCAGCCGCTGGGCACGGATGCCCGCAGGGTCGGCGTGGTCGATAACGGCAAGCCGCGCGTCACGATCATCGTCGCCGGCGAAACCGCGCGCGCGCAGAACTTCTCGCTTGGCGGTTACGGCAAGATGACCAATCCGGAACTGGCAAAGCGCAATGTCGTCTACTTCCCCAATACCAGCAGCTGCGGGACGGCGACGGCAACCTCCCTACCCTGCCTGTTCTCTGTCTACACGCGCGGGCAGTATACCCACCGCAAGGGGCTTGAGACGGAAAACCTGCTCGATGTGCTGACCCATGCGAAGGTCGATGTGACCTGGCTCGACAACGACACCGGCAGCTACGATGTGACCAATCGTGTCCCCTACACCTACCTGCCGCCTTCGGCCGACCCGCGTTTCTGCAAGGACGGCGAATGCAGGGACGAGATTCTCGTCGACAAGATCGACGGCTGGCTGGACAAGGTGAAGGGCGACAGCGTGCTGGTATTGCACCAGCTCGGCAGCCACGGCCCCGCCTATTATCAGCGCTACCCCGAGGAGTTCCGCCGCTTCCGTCCGGATTGCCGTTCCAACGATTTCAGCGCCTGCTCGCAGGAAGAAATCACCAATGCTTATGACAATACGATCCTCTATACGGATCACGTCGTCTCGATGGTCATCGACAAGCTGAAACAGCGCTCGAATTCGGTATCCGGCTCCGTGCTCTATTTCTCCGATCACGGCGAATCCCTCGGCGAGAACGGCATCTACCTGCATGGCACGCCCTACATCATCGCCCCGTCGCAGCAGACGCAGGTGCCGATGCTGGTGTGGATGGCGGACGATCTCGCCAAGGCAGCCGGTTTCGACATGGCCTGCCTCTCCAAGCGCGCTGCCGAGGGCACTTACTCCCACGACAATATCTTCCACAGCGTTCTCGGCATGATGGATGTATCGACGAAGGTCTACGATCCCAAGCTGGACGTCTTCGCCGCCTGCCGTACGCCATCGAACAAGCTGGCGCTGAACTGA
- a CDS encoding cupin domain-containing protein, with the protein MVVLKKINLTKAFAAFDEAWSPRVGGDINDFQIKLVKLDGAFHWHHHEEEDELFFVVKGTLRMKLREENGGDIVLGPGEYIIVPHGVEHCPVAEPSCEVVLFERNTTLNTGNVENERTIREPKRL; encoded by the coding sequence ATGGTCGTGCTGAAGAAGATCAATCTTACCAAGGCCTTTGCAGCATTCGATGAGGCCTGGAGCCCGCGCGTCGGCGGCGATATCAACGATTTCCAGATCAAGCTCGTGAAGCTGGATGGCGCCTTCCATTGGCACCATCATGAAGAGGAGGACGAGCTGTTCTTCGTCGTCAAGGGCACGCTGCGCATGAAGCTGCGCGAGGAAAACGGCGGCGACATCGTTCTCGGACCCGGCGAATACATCATCGTTCCGCATGGGGTGGAACATTGCCCGGTCGCCGAACCGAGCTGCGAAGTCGTGCTTTTCGAGCGCAATACGACGCTCAATACTGGCAATGTGGAAAACGAGCGGACGATCCGCGAGCCCAAGCGACTTTAA
- a CDS encoding LLM class flavin-dependent oxidoreductase, with protein MTTNNVEFGLDTFGDVTFDDKGTPLPHAQVLRNVVEEGVLADQLGIDFFGIGEHHREDFAVSSPETILAAIASRTSKIHMGSAVTVLSSDDPIRVFQRFSSLNAVSNGRAEVILGRGSFTESFPLFGFELSQYEQLFEEKLDLFAALLKNEPVNWQGSIRPPLHDQKVFPTIESGQLKTWIGVGGSPESVVRAAHYDLPLMLAIIGGSPYRFQPYVDLYHRAFEQLGKSVKPIGIHSPGYIAETDEQAREELWPCYKAMRDRIGRERGWPSMTRAEFDNEIEKGSLYVGSPETVAAKLAPVVKTLGISRFQLKYSAGALGHDKMLRCIELYGQKVIPAVRAALAA; from the coding sequence ATGACGACAAACAATGTCGAATTCGGACTCGATACTTTCGGCGATGTAACCTTTGACGACAAGGGTACGCCGTTGCCGCATGCGCAGGTGCTGCGCAATGTCGTCGAGGAAGGCGTCCTTGCCGATCAGCTTGGGATAGACTTCTTCGGCATCGGCGAACATCATCGCGAGGATTTCGCGGTCTCCTCGCCCGAGACGATCCTGGCTGCCATTGCCAGCCGCACCTCGAAAATACATATGGGATCGGCCGTGACAGTGCTGAGCTCGGACGATCCGATCCGCGTATTCCAGCGCTTCTCCAGTCTGAACGCGGTTTCGAACGGTCGCGCCGAGGTCATCCTCGGCCGCGGTTCGTTTACGGAGTCCTTCCCGCTGTTCGGCTTCGAGCTGTCGCAGTACGAGCAGCTGTTCGAGGAAAAGCTCGATCTGTTCGCTGCCCTGCTCAAAAACGAGCCGGTGAACTGGCAGGGCAGCATCCGCCCGCCGCTGCACGATCAGAAGGTCTTCCCGACCATCGAGAGCGGCCAGTTGAAGACCTGGATCGGCGTCGGCGGCAGCCCGGAATCGGTGGTGCGCGCGGCTCATTACGATCTGCCGCTGATGCTGGCGATTATCGGCGGCAGCCCCTACCGCTTCCAGCCCTATGTCGATCTCTATCACCGCGCCTTCGAGCAGCTGGGTAAGTCCGTCAAGCCGATCGGCATCCATTCGCCGGGCTACATCGCCGAGACCGACGAGCAGGCGCGCGAGGAACTGTGGCCCTGCTACAAGGCGATGCGCGACCGCATCGGCCGCGAGCGCGGCTGGCCGTCCATGACGCGGGCGGAGTTCGACAACGAGATCGAAAAGGGTTCGCTCTATGTGGGTTCGCCGGAAACGGTCGCCGCCAAGCTCGCTCCGGTCGTCAAGACGCTCGGAATCAGCCGCTTCCAGCTGAAATACAGCGCCGGTGCGCTCGGCCACGACAAGATGCTGCGCTGCATCGAACTCTATGGCCAGAAGGTGATCCCGGCCGTGCGTGCCGCGCTGGCGGCATAG
- a CDS encoding MurR/RpiR family transcriptional regulator, whose amino-acid sequence MEEKTQNSHTFDNRILGVIETLAPAEQRIARFFIDQKQATLLNSAAQIAQLAGTSDATVVRTARTLGFESLSALRGAVLAELTGTPSPGTRMERTLAETGSQANDALRHVIGMHEQALEVLRREGFAVSFGRSVDILASAARRHVFGIGPSGAMADYVSLQFNRIGLPTHALSASGIAMADRLLWIGKGDVVLMMAYAPLYREVEVLLEHAGKHGVPVILVSDDLGPLIADKVEEVLPVPRGNAGHLAMHAGTMVLIEALIVALAAKGKKAAVDSLDQLSQLRGAIDKAWSKRGTRKRK is encoded by the coding sequence ATGGAAGAGAAGACACAGAATTCTCACACGTTCGACAACCGCATTCTCGGCGTGATCGAAACGCTGGCGCCTGCGGAGCAACGCATTGCCCGCTTCTTTATCGACCAGAAGCAGGCAACCTTGCTGAACTCGGCTGCCCAGATCGCGCAGCTCGCCGGCACCAGCGACGCCACCGTTGTGCGCACGGCGCGCACCCTCGGCTTCGAAAGCCTGTCGGCGCTGCGGGGCGCCGTGCTTGCGGAGCTGACGGGAACGCCCTCACCCGGAACACGGATGGAGCGCACGCTGGCTGAAACCGGCAGTCAGGCCAACGACGCACTTCGCCATGTCATCGGCATGCATGAACAGGCCCTGGAGGTCTTGCGACGTGAAGGGTTTGCCGTAAGTTTCGGACGCAGCGTCGATATTCTGGCAAGCGCGGCGCGGCGCCATGTCTTCGGCATCGGCCCTTCGGGCGCGATGGCGGATTATGTCAGCCTGCAGTTCAACCGCATCGGCCTGCCGACCCATGCGCTTTCGGCGTCGGGCATCGCGATGGCGGATCGCCTGCTCTGGATAGGCAAAGGCGACGTCGTGCTGATGATGGCCTATGCCCCGCTCTATCGCGAGGTCGAGGTGCTGCTGGAGCACGCCGGCAAACATGGCGTGCCGGTCATACTCGTCAGCGATGACCTTGGCCCGCTCATTGCCGATAAGGTGGAGGAAGTCCTTCCCGTCCCGCGCGGCAATGCCGGCCACCTCGCCATGCATGCCGGCACGATGGTGCTGATCGAGGCATTGATCGTCGCGCTGGCGGCAAAGGGCAAGAAAGCAGCCGTCGACAGCCTTGATCAGCTCAGCCAATTGCGCGGCGCGATCGACAAGGCGTGGAGCAAGCGCGGCACGAGGAAACGCAAATGA
- a CDS encoding COG4280 domain-containing protein — protein sequence MNSLTPILSTVTASFLASFVEVVEAFTIVLAVGVTRSWRPALTGAALALAVLAALVLIFGPLLALIPIETLQFVVGVLLILFGMRWLRKAILRSLGVIALHDEEAAFSKETAALQAQSTDRRADYLAGLAAFKAVLLEGVEVVFIVIAVGGAHGLTLYAGLGALAAFVVVMLIGLLVHRPLASVPENTLKFVVGLMLTSFGIFWTGEGIGAHWPGADLALIAIFAIVSLASYAIIRGLRGNPTAKAAQ from the coding sequence ATGAACAGCCTCACACCCATTCTCTCTACCGTGACGGCATCCTTCCTTGCCTCGTTCGTCGAGGTCGTGGAGGCCTTCACCATCGTCCTTGCCGTCGGCGTCACGCGAAGCTGGCGTCCCGCGCTGACCGGCGCGGCACTTGCCCTTGCCGTGCTGGCCGCCCTCGTCCTCATTTTCGGGCCATTGCTGGCATTGATACCCATCGAAACGCTGCAATTCGTCGTCGGCGTTCTCCTCATCCTCTTCGGCATGCGCTGGCTGCGCAAAGCCATTCTCCGCTCGCTCGGCGTCATCGCCTTGCACGACGAGGAGGCGGCCTTCTCGAAAGAGACTGCGGCATTGCAGGCGCAGTCCACCGATCGCCGTGCCGACTATCTGGCCGGCCTCGCCGCCTTCAAGGCGGTGCTGCTGGAAGGTGTCGAAGTGGTGTTCATCGTCATCGCCGTCGGCGGTGCGCATGGCCTCACGCTCTATGCCGGCCTCGGCGCGCTTGCCGCCTTCGTTGTCGTCATGCTGATCGGCCTGCTGGTCCACCGCCCGCTCGCCAGCGTGCCGGAAAATACCCTCAAATTCGTCGTCGGCCTCATGCTCACCAGCTTCGGCATCTTCTGGACCGGTGAAGGCATCGGCGCGCACTGGCCTGGTGCGGATCTCGCGCTGATCGCCATCTTCGCGATCGTCTCCCTCGCCTCCTACGCCATCATCCGCGGCCTGCGCGGCAACCCGACAGCAAAGGCAGCCCAATGA
- a CDS encoding histidine phosphatase family protein, whose translation MSSAYPEVYLVRHGQTEWSLSGRHTGRTDIPLTAAGEEAARKVAGRLPQIDFAAVWSSPSQRAQNTCTLAGFGDRRVVKDDLAEWDYGAYEGITTKAILAERPGWQVFRDGCPNGEMAADVGARADRIIGELRGIDGSVLIFSSAHFLRIFAARWVGLPPEGGAHLVLDTTSISVLGYEHDLTEPVIRRWNEI comes from the coding sequence ATGAGCAGCGCCTATCCCGAAGTCTATCTCGTACGCCACGGACAGACGGAGTGGAGCCTCTCCGGCAGGCACACCGGCCGAACCGATATTCCGCTCACCGCTGCCGGCGAGGAAGCCGCTCGCAAGGTCGCCGGTCGCCTACCCCAAATCGATTTCGCCGCCGTCTGGTCGAGCCCCTCGCAGCGCGCTCAGAATACCTGCACGCTGGCCGGCTTCGGTGATCGCCGCGTCGTCAAAGACGATCTGGCGGAATGGGATTACGGCGCCTATGAGGGCATCACCACCAAGGCGATCCTTGCCGAACGCCCGGGCTGGCAGGTCTTTCGCGACGGCTGCCCGAACGGCGAAATGGCCGCCGACGTCGGCGCGCGCGCCGACCGGATCATCGGCGAACTTCGCGGCATCGACGGCTCCGTCCTGATTTTCTCCAGCGCCCATTTCCTGCGCATTTTCGCCGCCCGCTGGGTCGGCCTGCCGCCGGAAGGCGGCGCGCATCTGGTTCTCGATACCACAAGCATCAGCGTACTCGGCTACGAACATGATCTGACCGAGCCGGTCATCCGCCGCTGGAATGAGATCTGA
- a CDS encoding AraC family transcriptional regulator yields MTGGAVEFRSIEAMLQRGDRGLRFSEITAAAVRPAFETIFEKPPVERLLSLLGILVRVSEDRQATPLASAPAQAPDLKESRERIDRVLTHMHLHYVRAISLDELADIAALSVSGLHRMFRRHTGGTISDYLMRMRIGDACARLSSTDQAVHHISDAVGYSSLANFNRQFKKLKDMTPREYRAMFLRR; encoded by the coding sequence ATGACGGGCGGCGCCGTCGAATTCCGATCGATCGAAGCGATGCTGCAGCGCGGAGACAGGGGCCTGCGCTTTTCGGAGATAACCGCCGCCGCCGTCCGCCCTGCCTTCGAAACCATTTTCGAAAAGCCGCCCGTCGAGCGCCTCTTGTCTTTACTCGGCATTCTGGTCAGGGTCTCTGAAGACCGCCAGGCAACGCCGCTTGCCAGCGCCCCGGCGCAGGCGCCGGACCTCAAGGAAAGCCGCGAGCGCATCGACCGCGTGCTGACGCACATGCATCTCCACTATGTCCGCGCGATCAGCCTCGATGAACTCGCTGATATCGCGGCGCTCAGCGTCTCCGGCCTGCATCGCATGTTTCGCCGCCATACCGGCGGGACGATATCGGACTATCTCATGCGCATGCGCATCGGCGATGCCTGCGCCCGCCTCTCCTCCACCGATCAAGCCGTCCACCATATCAGCGATGCCGTAGGCTATAGTTCGCTCGCCAACTTCAACAGACAGTTCAAAAAGCTGAAGGACATGACCCCGCGCGAATACCGGGCGATGTTTCTCAGGCGCTGA
- a CDS encoding PLP-dependent aminotransferase family protein, which yields MISAAQWPALDRTSGDLEGQVYRLMRDRILHGQMPAGQRVPSTRTMALSLGVARSTVVNAYDRLKAEGYLQSATGAATRVAAFPSAPLSGQAAAPLPNQPRVTEFKTGGLFEPGVPDVSAFPHAAWARCLGARGRSLRVHDLGYRDHGGVRELREAILDHIAATRGVVARPEQVLIVPSTGAAIGLLASVLIRAGDPGGDVVWMEDPGYATAQAILRMAGANLVPVPCDAEGIDIARGTGLSRRLIYVTPSHQYPTGVTMSLPRRLALLEFARANGAIVLEDDYDSEFQYASRPIAALQGIDRGEVVAYVGTFSKTLAPGLRVAYAVVPSRLVAATEAAQRLRGAVVPVHIQAALADFMREGRFRAHLRQMNTIYAERMAATVEALNRHCGAWLEVGAGGGGLQLASWFRDTKTDDVAVARIINANGFAVRPISALYLGPARPGLLFGIARMEAQAADGAAAKIARLLATMPVSA from the coding sequence ATGATATCTGCGGCGCAGTGGCCGGCACTCGACCGGACTTCGGGTGATCTGGAGGGGCAAGTCTATCGCCTGATGCGCGACCGCATCCTTCACGGACAGATGCCGGCGGGGCAGCGCGTGCCGTCGACACGGACGATGGCCCTTTCGCTCGGCGTCGCGCGTTCGACCGTCGTCAATGCCTATGATCGCCTGAAGGCGGAGGGCTATCTGCAATCGGCGACCGGTGCCGCAACGCGCGTCGCTGCCTTCCCGTCGGCGCCCTTGTCCGGGCAGGCCGCTGCGCCACTACCGAACCAGCCGCGGGTTACTGAATTCAAAACCGGAGGATTGTTCGAACCGGGCGTGCCGGATGTGTCAGCCTTTCCTCATGCTGCCTGGGCGCGTTGTCTGGGTGCCCGTGGCCGTTCTTTGCGGGTGCATGATCTCGGCTACCGCGATCATGGCGGTGTCCGCGAGTTGCGCGAAGCCATCCTCGATCATATCGCCGCGACGCGCGGCGTGGTCGCCCGTCCCGAACAGGTCCTGATCGTGCCGTCGACGGGCGCTGCGATCGGGCTGCTTGCGAGCGTGCTGATCCGTGCCGGAGATCCGGGCGGTGATGTGGTCTGGATGGAGGATCCCGGTTATGCCACTGCGCAGGCGATCCTGCGGATGGCCGGAGCCAACCTCGTGCCGGTGCCTTGCGATGCAGAGGGCATCGATATCGCGCGTGGTACCGGGCTGTCGCGGCGGCTGATCTATGTCACGCCTTCGCACCAGTATCCGACCGGCGTCACCATGAGCCTGCCGCGCCGTCTCGCCTTGCTCGAATTTGCCCGGGCCAATGGCGCGATCGTGCTGGAAGACGATTACGACAGCGAGTTCCAGTATGCCTCGCGCCCGATTGCCGCCTTGCAGGGCATCGACCGCGGCGAGGTGGTTGCCTATGTCGGCACGTTTTCGAAAACGCTCGCGCCCGGCCTGCGTGTCGCCTATGCCGTCGTGCCCTCCCGGTTGGTGGCGGCGACCGAGGCGGCGCAGCGGCTGAGGGGCGCTGTCGTGCCTGTCCATATCCAGGCGGCGCTTGCCGATTTCATGCGAGAGGGACGGTTCCGCGCGCATCTGCGGCAGATGAATACCATTTATGCCGAGCGCATGGCGGCAACTGTCGAGGCGCTTAATCGCCATTGCGGCGCTTGGCTGGAGGTTGGAGCGGGCGGCGGCGGGCTGCAGCTGGCAAGCTGGTTTCGAGACACAAAGACCGATGATGTCGCCGTCGCGCGGATCATCAACGCCAATGGTTTCGCTGTTCGGCCGATATCGGCGCTGTATCTCGGCCCTGCGCGACCCGGACTGCTGTTCGGTATCGCCCGCATGGAGGCCCAGGCCGCGGATGGGGCGGCTGCCAAAATTGCCAGGCTGCTTGCGACGATGCCGGTCAGCGCCTGA
- a CDS encoding pyridoxamine 5'-phosphate oxidase family protein yields MADLYPPDTKDYPTTERTRIRRSPKRGSHAHADVHAILDAAPLCHVGYVINGAPYVTPTLHWREDDYVYWHGSAASRFLRAAEDMPACLTCSIMDGYVLARSAFNHSVNYRSAMVFGTARLVDDLDEKTDALRRFVEDLFPGRWDSLRPMTTQEVKATSVMRMKIDEASAKIRNGPPGDMDEADHPVWAGVLPIESSLLPPQPAPGLPDGMELPQSLTDLIQSGRLR; encoded by the coding sequence ATGGCCGATCTCTACCCGCCCGACACCAAGGACTATCCGACCACCGAGCGCACCCGCATCCGGCGCAGCCCGAAGCGCGGCAGCCACGCCCATGCCGATGTTCACGCCATTCTGGATGCCGCCCCACTCTGTCACGTCGGCTATGTCATCAACGGCGCGCCCTATGTCACGCCGACCCTGCATTGGCGGGAGGACGATTACGTCTATTGGCACGGCTCCGCCGCCAGCCGCTTCCTGCGCGCTGCCGAAGACATGCCGGCCTGCCTGACCTGCAGCATCATGGATGGTTATGTGCTTGCCCGCTCCGCCTTCAATCACTCCGTCAACTATCGTTCGGCCATGGTCTTCGGCACGGCCCGGCTGGTCGATGATCTCGACGAGAAGACCGATGCGCTGCGCCGTTTCGTCGAAGACCTGTTTCCCGGCCGCTGGGACAGTTTAAGACCGATGACCACGCAGGAAGTGAAGGCGACCTCGGTGATGCGAATGAAGATCGACGAGGCCTCCGCCAAGATCCGCAATGGGCCGCCGGGTGATATGGACGAGGCAGATCATCCCGTCTGGGCCGGCGTCCTGCCCATCGAAAGCAGTTTGCTGCCGCCACAGCCCGCCCCCGGCTTGCCCGACGGGATGGAGCTGCCGCAATCCCTTACAGACCTGATACAATCGGGCCGATTACGCTAG
- a CDS encoding GNAT family protein, with the protein MDLANWKGVARPERITLEGRYARIEPLDATRHGEDLFASARAPGAEDRFRYLFEDAPADHAAFSPWLEKAASSADPLFFATIDKRTGRAEGRQALMRIDNAHGVIEIGSILWGPAIARSRVTTETLYLFASYVFDRLGYRRFEWKCNNLNEPSKQAAERFGFVFEGIFRQHMVAKGQNRDTAWFAMTDADWPRLKAGYERWLAPENFDAAGQQKTKLTFA; encoded by the coding sequence ATGGATCTTGCAAACTGGAAGGGCGTGGCTCGCCCGGAACGGATTACCCTGGAAGGCCGCTACGCTCGAATCGAGCCGCTTGACGCGACCCGTCATGGCGAGGATCTCTTTGCCTCCGCCCGGGCACCCGGCGCGGAAGATCGCTTCCGCTATCTCTTCGAGGATGCGCCGGCCGATCATGCCGCCTTTTCTCCCTGGCTCGAGAAAGCCGCATCCAGCGCCGATCCGCTGTTCTTCGCGACCATCGACAAGCGCACGGGACGCGCCGAAGGCAGGCAGGCATTGATGCGCATCGATAATGCGCATGGCGTCATCGAGATCGGCAGCATCCTGTGGGGACCCGCGATCGCCCGCAGCCGCGTGACCACCGAAACGCTTTATTTGTTCGCATCCTATGTCTTCGATAGGCTCGGCTATCGCCGCTTCGAATGGAAGTGCAACAATCTCAATGAACCATCGAAGCAGGCGGCCGAACGCTTCGGTTTCGTCTTCGAAGGCATCTTCCGCCAGCATATGGTCGCCAAGGGCCAGAACCGCGATACCGCCTGGTTTGCCATGACCGACGCCGATTGGCCGCGACTGAAGGCCGGTTACGAACGCTGGCTCGCCCCGGAGAATTTCGACGCGGCCGGACAGCAGAAGACCAAGCTGACATTCGCTTGA